A part of Misgurnus anguillicaudatus chromosome 6, ASM2758022v2, whole genome shotgun sequence genomic DNA contains:
- the LOC129434481 gene encoding GTPase IMAP family member 8, whose translation MSLNSQLIQGPNLTNTLIGVLNRLREEPVAMMADLESMFYQVKVPEEDEDLLHFLWWPNGNLNVPVEEFRMTVHLFGATSSPSCASYALRRTAEDRKDIAAPKVVETVLCNFYVDDCLKYLTTEQEAVDLIKNVRDLCAERVILPAKLLLRDMCKQVYGWDEEIEGKRANKWVEWLEDLKHLSDFKIQRCVKPDTFGNTTEAQMHHFSDASESAYGDTQKLDLRIVLMGYKYAGKSSSGNIILNREEFDLKRSAQCVKRQREVADRHITVIEAPGWWRNKPVEKSTELLKEEILLSVSLCPPGPHIVLLVIRVDYRFKEDDRKVLQGYVDLLGERVWSHTIVLFTHGDFLGDTSIEKHIESEGEDLQWLVEKCGNRYHLLNNKNRSDETQIKDLLEKIEETVRENNGCCFEMDRKILQEIEERKRAEKERAEERMKRMNKQREMIRSQMSDTQKLSDLRIVLMGYKEAGKSSSGNIILNRDEFDLKTSAQCVKRQREVADRHITVIEAPGWWINKPVDQSSELLKEEILLSVSLCPPGPHIVLLVIRMDDRFKEYERKVLQGYVDLLGKRVWSHTIVLFTHGDFLGDTTIEKHIESEGEDLQWLVEKCGNRYHLLNNKNKSDETQIKDLLEKIEETVTENNGRHFEINRKILQEIEDRRRAEKERAEERMKRMKKQREMIRLKMSDTQKLSDLRIVLMGYKRSGKSSSGNIILNRDEFDLKTTAQCVKRQREVADRHITVIEAPGWWINVPVEKSTELLKEELLLSVSLCPPGPHIVLLVICVDRRFKDVERKVLQGYVDLLGERVWSHTIVLFTHGDFLGDTTIEKHIESEGEDLQWLVEKCGNRYHLLNNKNRRDKTQIKDLLGKIEETVTENNSRYFKMDRKILQKVEERSRAEDERAEERTKRMKKQREMIRSQMGE comes from the exons ATGTCTCTGAATAGTCAGTTAATTCAAGGTCCTAATCTCACAAACACGCTCATAGGTGTGCTTAACAGATTAAGAGAAGAGCCTGTAGCCATGATGGCAGATCTGGAATCAATGTTTTACCAGGTGAAAGTTCCTGAAGAGGATGAAGATCTTCTTCACTTTCTTTGGTGGCCAAATGGCAACTTGAATGTTCCTGTGGAGGAATTTAGGATGACAGTTCATTTATTCGGAGCCACTTCCTCACCCAGTTGTGCCTCTTATGCACTGAGAAGAACCGCTGAAGACAGAAAAGACATAGCAGCACCAAAGGTTGTTGAAACAGTTCTCTGCAACTTCTATGTTGATGATTGCTTAAAGTATTTAACAACAGAACAAGAAGCAGTTGACTTAATTAAGAATGTACGAGATCTGTGTGCTGAAAGAG TCATTCTACCAGCCAAACTCCTCTTAAGGGATATGTGCAAACAAGTATATGGATGGGATGAAGAAATCGAAGGCAAGCGTGCTAATAAGTGGGTCGAGTGGCTTGAAGATTTGAAACATCTCTCCGACTTCAAGATACAAAGGTGTGTGAAACCAGATACATTTGGAAACACAACAGAAGCACAGATGCATCATTTCTCTGATGCTAGTGAGAGCGCTTATG GTGACACTCAGAAGCTAGACCTAAGGATTGTGTTAATGGGATATAAATATGCTGGTAAGAGTTCATCAGGAAACATCATCCTGAACAGAGAGGAGTTTGACTTGAAGAGATCTGCTCAGTGTgtgaagagacagagagaagtaGCAGACAGACACATCACTGTGATTGAAGCTCCTGGATGGTGGAGAAATAAACCTGTAGAGAAGAGCACTGAGCTACTGAAAGAAGAGATTTTACTCAGTGTGTCTCTGTGTCCTCCAGGACCTCACATTGTTCTTCTGGTTATACGTGTGGACTACAGATTTAAAGAGGATGATAGAAAAGTATTACAGGGTTATGTTGATCTTCTGGGTGAGAGAGTCTGGAGTCACACTATAGTGCTCTTCACTCATGGAGACTTTCTAGGAGACACATCTATAGAGAAACACATTGAGAGTGAAGGTGAGGATCTCCAGTGGCTGGTGGAGAAATGTGGGAACAGATATCATCTTCTCAACAATAAGAACAGAAGTGATGAGACTCAGATCAAAGATCTGCTGGAGAAGATAGAGGAGACAGTGAGAGAAAACAACGGCTGCTGTTTTGAAATGGACAGAAAGATTTTACAGGAGAtagaagagagaaagagggcagagaaagagagagcagaAGAACGAATGAAGAGGATGAATAAACAGAGAGAGATGATCAGATCACAGATGA GCGACACTCAGAAGCTGTCAGATCTGAGGATTGTGTTAATGGGATATAAAGAAGCTGGCAAGAGTTCATCAGGAAACATCATCCTGAACAGAGACGAGTTTGACTTGAAGACATCTGCTCAGTGTgtgaagagacagagagaagtaGCAGACAGACACATCACTGTGATTGAAGCTCCTGGATGGTGGATAAATAAACCTGTAGATCAGAGCTCTGAGTTACTGAAAGAAGAGATTTTACTCAGTGTGTCTCTGTGTCCTCCAGGACCTCACATTGTTCTTCTGGTTATACGTATGGATGATAGATTTAAAGAGTATGAGAGAAAAGTATTACAGGGTTATGTTGATCTTCTGGGTAAGAGAGTCTGGAGTCACACTATAGTGCTCTTCACTCATGGAGACTTTCTAGGAGACACAACTATAGAGAAACACATTGAGAGTGAAGGTGAGGATCTCCAGTGGCTGGTGGAGAAATGTGGGAACAGATATCATCTTctcaacaataaaaataaaagtgatgagaCTCAGATCAAAGATCTGCTGGAGAAGATAGAGGAGACAGTGACAGAAAACAATGGacgccattttgaaattaacagaaagattttacaGGAGATAGAAGACAGAAGGAGAGCAGAGAAAGAGAGGGCAGAAGAACGAATGAAAAGAATGAAGAAACAGAGAGAGATGATCAGATTAAAGATGA GTGACACTCAGAAGCTCTCAGATCTGAGGATTGTGTTAATGGGGTATAAAAGATCTGGTAAGAGTTCATCAGGAAACATCATCCTGAACAGAGACGAGTTTGACTTAAAGACAACTGCTCAGTGTgtgaagagacagagagaagtaGCAGACAGACACATCACTGTGATTGAAGCTCCTGGATGGTGGATAAATGTACCTGTAGAGAAGAGCACTGAGTTACTGAAAGAAGAGCTTTTACTCAGTGTGTCTCTGTGTCCTCCAGGACCTCACATTGTTCTTCTGGTTATATGTGTGGACAGAAGATTTAAAGATGTTGAGAGAAAAGTATTACAGGGTTATGTTGATCTTCTGGGTGAGAGAGTCTGGAGTCACACTATAGTGCTCTTCACTCATGGTGACTTTCTAGGAGACACAACTATAGAGAAACACATTGAGAGTGAAGGTGAGGATCTCCAGTGGCTGGTGGAGAAATGTGGGAACAGATATCATCTTCtcaacaataaaaacagaagAGATAAGACTCAGATCAAAGATCTGCTGGGGAAGATAGAGGAGACAGTGACAGAAAACAACAGCCGCTATTTTAAAATGGACAGAAAGATTTTACAGAAGGTAGAGGAGAGAAGCAGAGCAGAGGATGAGAGAGCAGAAGAACGAACGAAGAGGATGAAGAAACAGAGAGAGATGATCAGATCACAGATGGGTGAGTAA